catactatggaggccaacagacttgcatgcacaacgcagcttctcacttgaactttatttccaaacgtcagcaacacacactccacagcttcagtctgttaactagctgtaactttcgagggaagtaaacactcgtacaactgaccactGCAGGCtgaacatgctcatgcatcgctgacgccgaaaaacacctgccgctccagtCCCACTCGTAAAAAGAAAAGccgaccccccacacacacactgctttattgtcaactctctttatcgttacactcctagagacgtgcattgaaagtactccctccctcctcttgctactgccgccgtacgttttcacaaaaacgtagtggccttggcatccgcagaaaacgtacggcgaaaaaaaaaaaacgcacagtgggttgtgaccggggctttactcgTGTACGCTTCAACAAACCCGGTTTATTTTCACTTTGATTCTTCCCCACTGGCATTACCTTGTTTGTCAGAGTTCATGACATTTTCTCTGAAGGACAACACCTTCCTGTGGTTCTGCAGATCTGCATCTGAGAGTCTGGCGATTCTGTCCGTGAACTCCTTCTTCACTTTAGTTGACAAGGTGAACAATTCTTCTGGCTGCTGTCTGTCAATCTACAGAAAGTGAAATTTGTTACATGAGTCTTTACAGATAGTCAACTTAATCAGAGGCTTCAGTAATGTTGAAAGGTTCATCTTGGCATTAGTGCTAAAATTACTTATTGGCACATTGACTGATGATTACACGAGCGGCCCCTGAGATAATTTGTCACGGTAAAATAGTAAATGTTGACCAGTTTCAGCTCCTCGTATGTGGCTGATGATGTTGGTCACACAAATAAGATGAGATCATGTAAAATGTTGAAAATTGTTCAAGATACTGTTATTGCTGCTCTTCTGATACTGATTAGTTGCAAAATCTAGTTccaaaaaaaatgtaatgtatGTACACAGGAGAGTAGAGCATGACAGCGATCTGAAAAaccttttccaaaaaaaaaaaaaaaaaaaaaaaaatccagttactCAACAAATGTTAACCACAATCGTGCAGAAATGCGTCCCGAGACTGGCCCGTTCACTTATTAAATGGAAAACGACGTTGTCCACATTCATGTGTCTACATATATTACACACAGGTGTTCTTACCTGTGCCGTGACTTGTTGCACAACATCAACAAAGTGGTTGATCTCTCTGTCCAGTTTGGCACACTCCAGCATCATGGCTTCTAGCTCCTTGACGCCAGCACTCATTTCCTCCCCTAATTACACAACAGCACCACAGATTTAGGCATCAACTTTTCAGAAACaagatcaaaatcaaaatccccCAACTATGGGCTTTTGTGATGTAAGATTAAATCAAGggccaccaaccctgctcctggagatcacctgcatgTTTTCAGACTATCACTGCTCATCAACTGaggcaggtgtgctcagccaatcaagaactAAGGAACACCAGACTTAACTAATCAGCTGAGGTTACAGCAAGTTGCAGATGACAGacgtagtgatggcaatttcgaagcctcatgaaccaatgagccactgtaACACAACTgtctgaaaatcgacacactgcttcgacccGTTTGATACAGtctgaagggtgacatctgctggattgctttgagaattaccttgagcgagtgccctgacaaatgtttgcattaattcatgactgatgtggtttgttcttgaaaaataataataaaaaaagtcatatgtattattgtgtctttgttaatgaaataaatagtccctacagatgcaaaCATAATGGTTATGacagcctttattgtagactatatgtagatttgtgttatcattcctcaaactatatttggataaaatgtgagaggaaaagtgagaaaggcatgtgcttctgcaactggtgctcatgttgctgtaatttgtaaattagaatagaggggataagAGACGGTGATTatgcaactttcaacaatttttattcaaaaaaataataataatttcaaaggtgctggactttaatcggctcctcttctgtctcaccacctctccagctttggagaagacccgctcgcaaggcactgatgttgctggcatcgacaaatttttttttgccattctctgtaaattgggatagactgcgactcATGTCAcccagtatttgagccggtcttctcctctggaggtgggcatatgttgggtcaaacctttgtagtaaaagccctgaaggctttgcctcgccactattttgaacggtcgtgcatcttccacaacatagtccaccagtgcctcatccaaaccagcttgtctgcctttaatggaaatacagtatgacatgctgagctatttttgtttatgagtatgttttaatcttcgataaagaataaaatatagcttacatggcctgattcctgctccaggagcagcaacagaagcagcagccattggtgtctcgggatgtttggacctcaggtatCACAGCATTAAAGACGTgttgttactgtacctcaactcttgagcacaaatcaagcacttgacctttttggggcttattagatcaaagtgctcccaagcaattgatTGTGTTCTTTTTGGCACTGGCTGCTCCATGTccctcaccactactcactctctcaaacacacactcacctttctcacacctttcacttcaccaaaatcacagctctcagctcagtctctgatctacctataatatatagtctaacctataacctatgttgatgtacagtgtgaataaatgttgtatatgaatggatgcctgttgtgtatggtgtgtgtctgtctatgttagatcctatgtgtgTGTAGGTAAcgatactaaatgaactctaaactagacccaAATATAAACTAATAGTTTCCTTGGCTCCGATTCACGTGctaattggcaataacagtgtcaCTAGCAATCTCCTCTaaaaaacccacggtttgagctgcgattaagatctcatttaaatacttggcgggtcgtattgacacgcccagattataagaattttccgcgaagctcgacacgtggtgtgacgtaacgaggcctcgctcgcagtggtcacgtgatgggggcgtgctcgaaacgctgctcactgacacttctggttcaaaaagctcgatgctgtgtcgagcagactggCTCGAGCTTAACGCCGTCCATAGCAATTTACAGTTAGCCAAAAAAGTTAGCTAATGTTTACCTTGAGCTTCTGCCAGGTCCATAGCGACATCCGTCACAATGTCCATCCCTGTACTGATGTCCGCCTGGCAGGACTCCAGGCTGGACAGTGTCGTACGA
The Thalassophryne amazonica chromosome 7, fThaAma1.1, whole genome shotgun sequence genome window above contains:
- the LOC117513516 gene encoding E3 SUMO-protein ligase NSE2-like, coding for MSLSSVRTTLSSLESCQADISTGMDIVTDVAMDLAEAQGEEMSAGVKELEAMMLECAKLDREINHFVDVVQQVTAQIDRQQPEELFTLSTKVKKEFTDRIARLSDADLQNHRKVLSFRENVMNSDKQANKESAANMEEIDEDIAVTQSQVNFTLPTHRSITQVEMVNPMKNKKCNHYYDENAIVELIERRRNQKKKCR